Proteins encoded in a region of the Isosphaeraceae bacterium EP7 genome:
- a CDS encoding tetratricopeptide repeat protein, with protein MRNHPDDLAYREGLVGSYQRLGNFYRHTFRFDKAAAEYRRALPLAENLVTDQPARPEFRAILAQTFLRLADQLSRLAQFDEAEHALGRWQEIAERLVADFPDVPSYRNQLALGSLQRGSMEAQRGRNGGARAAFERAYEIQKSLVTGYPDLTRYRVSLGWICYSAAVDFATLNGREARDGTRARELALEAVAIEPQEAGYWKGLALAEYSAGDLDAALKAATKSLEIQKSNGYRYHWLILALIHLERGDREQARAWAERLLRDVAPGSWSGGEPDFVRLARESEGRLRALLPPEPRRSEDRPKLE; from the coding sequence ATGCGCAACCACCCGGATGACTTAGCATACCGGGAGGGCCTGGTCGGGTCGTACCAGCGTCTCGGCAATTTCTACCGTCACACGTTCCGGTTCGACAAGGCCGCGGCGGAGTACCGAAGGGCGCTGCCTCTTGCGGAGAACCTGGTCACCGACCAACCGGCCCGCCCCGAGTTTCGGGCGATCCTGGCGCAGACGTTCCTTCGTCTGGCCGACCAACTCTCGCGCCTCGCTCAGTTCGACGAGGCGGAACACGCCCTTGGCCGCTGGCAAGAGATCGCAGAGCGGCTCGTCGCCGACTTTCCCGACGTCCCCTCCTACCGAAATCAGCTGGCACTGGGGTCGCTCCAGCGGGGCAGCATGGAGGCGCAGCGCGGCCGGAACGGGGGGGCCCGCGCGGCGTTCGAGCGTGCCTACGAAATCCAGAAATCGCTCGTCACTGGATATCCCGATCTTACGAGGTATCGCGTGAGCCTCGGCTGGATCTGCTACTCGGCGGCCGTCGATTTCGCGACGCTCAACGGGCGCGAGGCCCGCGATGGGACACGTGCCCGGGAGTTGGCCCTGGAGGCGGTCGCCATCGAACCGCAGGAGGCAGGCTACTGGAAGGGCCTGGCACTGGCCGAGTACAGCGCCGGCGACCTTGACGCTGCCCTGAAGGCCGCGACCAAGTCGCTCGAGATCCAGAAGAGCAACGGCTACCGCTACCACTGGCTGATTCTGGCCCTGATTCACCTGGAACGCGGCGATCGCGAGCAGGCCCGGGCCTGGGCCGAGCGGCTCCTCCGCGACGTAGCCCCGGGTTCCTGGTCGGGCGGCGAACCGGATTTCGTCCGGCTCGCCCGGGAGAGCGAAGGACGGCTGCGGGCCCTGTTGCCCCCCGAGCCGCGGCGGTCCGAGGACCGGCCGAAACTCGAATGA
- a CDS encoding serine/threonine-protein kinase, protein MPTETAAHESRLSDERPGTVIGLYKLREVIGEGGMGTVYLAEQTIPVRRWVALKVIKPGMGSKQVVARFEAERQVLAMMDHPNIARVLDAGMTPVGHPYFVMELVRGLPISEYCDRQQLSVAERLELFVLVCRAVQHAHQKGIIHRDLKPSNVLVTVIDGVGVPKVIDFGVAKAAGQALTDNTVYTGFHQFVGTPLYVSPEQAELSGVDVDTRSDIYSLGVLLYELLTGTTPFDSETLKRAAFDEMRRIIREEEPQRPSTRLSSLGDNLSAVSARRKADPRRLGTSMKGELDWVVMKALEKDRRRRYETANDFAADVMRHLNDQPVEACPPTARYRLGKFARRHRIALTTTALVGGALLAGVAASVAMAIRAAEAERQTASSLEQARGSLAEAGRQRALARRAVDEMYTQVAQKWLSREGARTPLQREFLEKALAFYEAFARERADDPKARAEVGQAAARVGEIRSHLGLSAEAMEAHRRALDVFRLLAGEFPGEPEYRRGVAQSLGSIGRLHESLDQIREAEQAYREAIALWEQVAKVSGRPEDRADLAGGLLARATLLDATGRAGDGEPIEVRATELLSRLIAEFPNEDRYKALLAEAEMELGDLYHRSGDKYQ, encoded by the coding sequence ATGCCCACGGAGACCGCCGCCCACGAGTCCCGGTTGAGCGACGAACGACCTGGTACGGTCATCGGCCTCTACAAACTGCGAGAGGTGATAGGCGAGGGCGGAATGGGCACGGTCTACTTGGCCGAGCAGACCATACCGGTCCGCCGCTGGGTCGCCTTGAAGGTCATCAAGCCGGGAATGGGCTCCAAGCAGGTCGTCGCCCGGTTCGAGGCCGAGCGGCAGGTCCTCGCGATGATGGACCACCCGAACATCGCCAGGGTTCTGGACGCCGGGATGACCCCCGTCGGTCACCCCTACTTTGTGATGGAGCTGGTTCGGGGCCTGCCTATCAGCGAGTACTGCGACCGGCAGCAGCTCTCCGTTGCCGAACGGCTTGAGCTGTTCGTGCTCGTCTGCCGGGCTGTCCAGCACGCTCACCAGAAGGGCATCATCCACCGCGATTTGAAGCCCTCCAACGTGCTCGTAACCGTCATCGACGGGGTCGGCGTGCCGAAGGTGATCGACTTCGGCGTGGCCAAGGCGGCCGGCCAGGCACTTACCGACAATACGGTCTACACCGGGTTCCACCAGTTCGTGGGCACGCCGCTCTACGTCAGCCCCGAGCAGGCCGAGCTCTCAGGGGTCGACGTTGACACCCGAAGCGACATCTACTCGCTGGGCGTCCTGCTCTACGAGCTGTTGACCGGCACGACGCCGTTCGACTCCGAGACGCTGAAGCGGGCCGCCTTCGACGAGATGCGACGGATCATCCGCGAGGAGGAGCCCCAGAGGCCGAGCACGCGGCTGAGCTCGCTGGGTGATAACCTTTCGGCCGTCTCGGCCCGGCGGAAAGCCGACCCACGGCGACTGGGCACCTCGATGAAGGGCGAGCTCGACTGGGTGGTGATGAAAGCCCTGGAGAAGGACCGACGCCGCCGCTACGAGACCGCAAACGACTTCGCGGCCGACGTGATGCGACACTTGAACGATCAGCCGGTCGAGGCGTGCCCGCCGACGGCCCGCTATCGGCTCGGCAAGTTCGCCAGGCGTCATCGCATCGCGCTGACGACCACCGCCTTGGTCGGCGGGGCACTCCTGGCCGGGGTGGCCGCGAGCGTTGCCATGGCGATCCGCGCGGCCGAAGCGGAGCGGCAGACCGCATCATCTTTGGAGCAAGCCCGCGGGAGCCTTGCCGAGGCCGGGCGCCAGCGAGCCTTGGCCCGCCGGGCGGTCGACGAGATGTACACACAGGTCGCCCAGAAATGGCTCTCACGCGAGGGGGCGAGGACTCCGCTCCAGCGGGAGTTCCTCGAGAAGGCGTTGGCCTTTTACGAGGCCTTCGCCCGGGAGCGGGCCGACGACCCGAAGGCCCGCGCCGAGGTTGGTCAGGCGGCCGCTCGCGTCGGCGAGATCCGGAGCCACCTGGGTCTGTCCGCCGAGGCGATGGAGGCGCATCGCCGAGCCCTCGATGTGTTCCGGCTGCTCGCCGGCGAATTCCCCGGTGAGCCAGAGTACCGGCGGGGTGTCGCCCAAAGCCTGGGCAGCATCGGCCGGCTTCACGAGTCGCTGGACCAGATCCGCGAGGCCGAGCAGGCATACCGCGAGGCGATCGCACTGTGGGAGCAAGTGGCCAAGGTATCCGGCAGGCCCGAAGACCGGGCCGACCTTGCGGGCGGTCTCCTGGCCCGCGCCACCCTGCTCGACGCGACCGGAAGGGCCGGGGACGGCGAACCGATCGAGGTCCGTGCGACCGAGTTGCTCTCCCGGCTGATCGCGGAGTTTCCCAACGAGGATCGGTACAAGGCCCTGCTCGCCGAGGCCGAGATGGAACTCGGCGATCTCTACCACCGTAGCGGTGATAAGTATCAATAG
- a CDS encoding sigma-70 family RNA polymerase sigma factor, whose product MNDVTRILSAIEQGDPKAPEGLLSLVYRELRRLAEQRLARENPGQTLQATALVHEAYLRLVDGEEAQQWNSRGHFFAAAAEAMRRILVENARRKRSEKHGGHLERRDLDEVEIEAPAPLDDLLGLDEALAKLEAEDPVKAQLVKLRYFAGLTEVEASDVLGISRATAQRHWRFAKVWLLGEVRGTGVAEENS is encoded by the coding sequence ATGAACGACGTGACCCGTATCCTCTCGGCCATCGAGCAGGGCGACCCGAAGGCGCCTGAGGGACTCCTATCGCTCGTCTACCGAGAGCTGCGACGGCTCGCCGAGCAGAGGCTCGCCCGAGAGAATCCGGGGCAGACGCTCCAGGCCACCGCCCTGGTCCATGAAGCCTACCTGCGGCTCGTCGATGGCGAGGAGGCCCAACAGTGGAACAGTCGCGGCCACTTCTTCGCCGCCGCCGCCGAGGCCATGCGTCGCATCCTCGTCGAGAACGCCCGCCGCAAGCGGTCCGAGAAGCACGGCGGTCACCTTGAAAGACGGGACCTTGATGAGGTTGAGATTGAGGCCCCGGCCCCCTTGGATGACCTGCTCGGCCTCGACGAGGCCCTGGCGAAACTCGAAGCTGAGGACCCGGTCAAGGCCCAACTCGTGAAGCTCCGCTATTTTGCCGGTTTGACCGAGGTCGAGGCGTCAGACGTACTCGGGATTTCCCGTGCGACTGCCCAACGGCATTGGCGTTTCGCCAAGGTCTGGCTCCTCGGAGAGGTCCGGGGAACAGGTGTTGCCGAAGAAAATTCTTGA
- a CDS encoding carbohydrate porin, translating into MSVILACLAVGQRCYAQQENPGDSGGDPASATVKPGPDSATGTESTAQSPAATNPYAGDLSTRYRLTGDWSGARSTLADRGLTFDFFATQFYQGIASGGRQREFEYGGKLDYLFNLDGGKLGPLPGFFLNMHAETRFGTDVNNIDGLLAPSNLPMSFPDPNRDITSITGLKFTQALSENLVVYLGKINTLDEYGFRYAPALGASRPGLAGFMNTSLVFNPIVGRTVPYSAAGTGFAFLREGEPFLSLSVFDPRERATTGVDNLFADGVVLVPDLTLKAKPFGLPGKYNFGGTWSSASYRSFDPAAYLSLPPQLILDERFTPKETGSWSLYANFYQALWVDEEDSKRSWGVFGQFGISDGNPNPIQFVANGGVGGRSMIPGRTFDTFGVGYFYLGLSDNFKALARPILPQRDEFGVELFYNLNITPWARLTGDLQIARPSTAEYNTVIIPGLRFQILF; encoded by the coding sequence ATGTCTGTCATCTTGGCATGTTTAGCTGTGGGGCAACGGTGCTATGCCCAGCAGGAGAACCCGGGCGATTCCGGCGGGGACCCCGCATCGGCGACCGTTAAACCCGGTCCGGACTCCGCGACGGGGACCGAATCGACGGCTCAATCTCCCGCCGCGACTAATCCCTATGCTGGCGATCTTTCCACGCGTTATCGGCTGACCGGAGACTGGTCGGGTGCCCGGTCTACCCTTGCAGACCGTGGGCTCACGTTCGACTTCTTCGCCACCCAGTTCTACCAGGGCATCGCTAGCGGCGGCCGCCAGCGGGAATTCGAGTACGGCGGGAAGCTCGACTATCTGTTCAACCTCGACGGCGGCAAGCTCGGCCCCTTGCCGGGGTTTTTCCTCAATATGCACGCCGAGACCCGGTTCGGGACGGATGTCAACAACATCGATGGGCTGCTCGCCCCGTCCAACCTCCCGATGAGTTTCCCGGACCCCAATCGGGACATCACCTCGATTACCGGCCTGAAGTTCACGCAGGCGCTGAGCGAGAATCTTGTCGTCTACCTGGGGAAGATTAACACCCTGGACGAGTACGGATTCCGCTACGCCCCGGCACTCGGAGCCAGTAGGCCCGGCCTGGCCGGGTTCATGAACACCTCGCTGGTGTTCAACCCCATCGTCGGCCGGACCGTCCCGTATTCGGCCGCAGGGACGGGGTTTGCCTTCCTACGCGAGGGCGAGCCGTTCCTCTCCCTCTCGGTCTTCGACCCGCGTGAGCGAGCCACGACGGGCGTCGATAACCTGTTCGCGGACGGGGTGGTGCTCGTCCCGGACTTGACGTTAAAGGCCAAGCCGTTCGGCCTGCCCGGAAAGTACAACTTCGGCGGCACCTGGAGCAGTGCCAGCTACCGGTCTTTCGACCCGGCCGCCTACCTGAGCCTCCCTCCTCAACTGATTCTCGACGAGCGATTCACCCCGAAGGAGACCGGGTCGTGGTCGCTGTACGCGAACTTCTACCAGGCCCTATGGGTGGACGAGGAGGACTCGAAGCGGAGTTGGGGAGTGTTCGGGCAGTTCGGGATTTCGGACGGGAATCCGAACCCGATTCAATTCGTCGCCAACGGCGGGGTCGGCGGGCGGAGCATGATTCCCGGGAGGACGTTCGACACGTTCGGGGTCGGTTACTTCTACCTCGGCCTCAGCGACAATTTTAAGGCGCTGGCCCGTCCCATCCTGCCCCAGCGAGATGAGTTCGGCGTGGAACTCTTCTACAACCTCAACATCACGCCGTGGGCACGGCTCACCGGAGACCTCCAGATTGCCCGTCCGAGTACGGCCGAGTACAACACGGTGATTATCCCAGGGTTACGGTTCCAGATTCTGTTCTGA
- a CDS encoding HAD family hydrolase, giving the protein MRPAFTSLGGLVVALGTLFVSPVRASDGPLPSWNDVASKKAILAFVAKVTEKGSPDFVPVADRIAVFDNDGTLWCEQPMYVQAAFVRDRVQAMAPDHPEWKQQQPFKALLEKDRATLASLGEKGLVDLVTATHAGMTSEEFALLVRDWIATAKHPRFERPYTRCVYQPMLELLAYLRENGFQTFIVSGGGIEFMRVWAEPVYGIPPDKVVGSTVKTRYELRGETPVLMRLPEVDFIDDHAGKPVGIGKFIGKRPIAAFGNSDGDYEMLRYVTSGTGPRFGLIVHHTDAEREYAYDRDSVIGRLVRALDEAPARGWTVVDMKRDWSLVFPSEK; this is encoded by the coding sequence ATGCGTCCAGCCTTCACGTCCCTGGGCGGTTTGGTCGTCGCCCTAGGTACGCTCTTCGTGAGTCCGGTCCGGGCCTCGGATGGTCCCTTGCCCTCGTGGAATGACGTCGCTTCCAAGAAGGCCATCCTGGCGTTCGTCGCCAAAGTGACGGAGAAAGGGTCTCCCGATTTCGTCCCCGTCGCCGACCGAATCGCGGTCTTTGACAACGACGGAACCCTCTGGTGCGAACAGCCCATGTACGTTCAGGCCGCGTTCGTCCGCGACCGCGTCCAGGCGATGGCCCCGGACCATCCCGAATGGAAGCAGCAGCAGCCTTTCAAGGCCCTGCTCGAAAAGGACCGTGCGACCCTCGCCAGTCTGGGGGAGAAGGGCCTGGTCGACCTCGTCACCGCCACCCATGCCGGGATGACGAGCGAGGAGTTCGCCTTGCTCGTTCGCGACTGGATTGCGACGGCCAAGCATCCGCGTTTCGAGCGGCCCTACACGAGGTGCGTCTATCAGCCCATGCTCGAACTGCTCGCCTACCTCCGGGAGAACGGATTTCAGACGTTCATCGTGTCGGGTGGGGGCATCGAATTCATGCGTGTCTGGGCCGAGCCGGTCTACGGCATCCCTCCGGACAAGGTTGTTGGCAGCACGGTCAAGACGCGATACGAGTTGCGTGGCGAAACCCCGGTACTGATGCGACTGCCCGAGGTTGATTTCATCGACGACCATGCCGGAAAGCCGGTCGGCATCGGCAAGTTCATCGGGAAGCGGCCGATCGCGGCGTTCGGCAACTCCGATGGCGATTACGAGATGCTCCGCTACGTCACCTCGGGGACCGGCCCTCGGTTCGGGCTCATCGTCCACCACACCGACGCGGAACGCGAGTATGCCTATGACCGCGATTCGGTCATCGGTCGCCTGGTCCGAGCCCTGGATGAGGCACCGGCTCGGGGCTGGACCGTCGTGGATATGAAGCGAGATTGGTCCCTCGTCTTCCCTTCCGAGAAGTGA
- a CDS encoding arylsulfatase, with translation MKRTMLRALFALGLGSGLGYLVAAGGLGIPRTALAANEPMTRSTEVTTGSEAKSSCSEGLSRNALLALATTAVQPTQAAPAQAKKKPNIVVIWGDDIGQSNVSAYSMGVMGYRTPNIDRVAKEGMIFTDYYAEQSCTAGRASFITGQHGLRTGLTKVGLPGATLGLQKEDPTIAELLKPHGYATGQFGKNHLGDRNAFLPTVHGFDEFYGNLYHLNAEEEPENRDYPKDPAFRQKYGPRGVMDSKATETDDATVDPRFGKIGKQVIKDTGPLTKKRMETIDDDTAARAVDFMERKAKEDKPFFLWVNFTHMHFRTHPKPESQGQSGRWQSEYHDAMIDHDKNVGTVLDAIDRLKLGDDTFVMYSTDNGPHMNTWPDAGMTPFRNEKNTNWEGAYRVPAMVRWPGKIKPGTVSNEMVSHHDWLPTFLAMAGDGDVKEKLLKGHAVGDTTYKVHLDGYNLVPYLAGQAEKSPRESFVYCNDDQQVTGLRFDNWKLVFLEQRVRGTLQVWAEPFVNLRVPKLFNLRTDPYERADVTSNTYYDWLFDHIYLFVPAQDYVGKFLMTFKDFPQRQKAASFNLDEVLEKLKEASSQ, from the coding sequence ATGAAAAGGACGATGTTACGAGCCCTGTTCGCCCTTGGCCTCGGCTCGGGGTTGGGATACCTCGTCGCGGCGGGCGGGCTCGGCATCCCGCGTACCGCACTGGCGGCGAATGAGCCGATGACTCGGTCTACCGAGGTGACGACCGGTTCCGAAGCCAAGTCTTCCTGCTCGGAGGGTTTGAGCCGGAACGCCCTCCTCGCCCTCGCCACGACCGCCGTTCAGCCCACCCAGGCTGCTCCGGCCCAGGCCAAGAAGAAGCCCAATATCGTCGTCATCTGGGGCGACGATATCGGCCAGTCGAACGTCAGTGCCTACTCGATGGGGGTGATGGGCTACCGCACTCCCAACATCGACCGCGTCGCCAAGGAAGGGATGATTTTCACCGACTACTACGCCGAGCAGAGCTGCACCGCCGGGCGTGCCTCGTTCATCACCGGCCAGCACGGGCTTCGCACCGGCCTGACCAAGGTCGGGCTCCCCGGTGCGACGCTGGGGCTCCAGAAGGAAGACCCGACCATCGCCGAGCTGCTCAAGCCGCACGGCTACGCCACCGGGCAGTTCGGTAAGAACCACCTGGGCGACCGCAATGCGTTCCTGCCGACCGTCCACGGCTTCGACGAGTTCTACGGCAACCTCTACCATTTGAATGCCGAGGAGGAGCCCGAGAACCGCGACTATCCCAAGGACCCGGCCTTCCGCCAGAAATACGGCCCGCGGGGCGTGATGGACTCGAAGGCCACGGAGACAGACGACGCGACCGTCGACCCCCGGTTCGGCAAGATCGGCAAGCAGGTCATCAAGGACACCGGGCCGCTCACGAAGAAGCGGATGGAGACGATTGACGACGACACTGCCGCCCGTGCCGTCGATTTCATGGAGCGGAAGGCGAAGGAAGATAAGCCGTTCTTCCTATGGGTGAACTTCACCCACATGCACTTCCGGACGCACCCGAAGCCGGAGAGCCAGGGTCAGTCGGGCCGCTGGCAGAGCGAATACCACGACGCGATGATCGACCACGACAAGAACGTGGGCACGGTCCTCGACGCCATCGACCGGCTCAAGCTCGGTGACGACACGTTCGTCATGTACTCGACCGATAATGGCCCGCACATGAACACCTGGCCCGACGCGGGCATGACCCCCTTCCGCAACGAGAAGAACACGAACTGGGAGGGTGCCTACCGCGTCCCTGCGATGGTTCGTTGGCCGGGCAAAATCAAGCCGGGCACGGTGTCCAACGAGATGGTCAGCCACCACGACTGGCTCCCCACGTTCCTCGCCATGGCGGGTGATGGAGACGTGAAGGAGAAGCTCCTCAAGGGGCACGCCGTGGGGGATACGACCTACAAGGTCCACCTCGACGGTTACAACCTGGTCCCCTACCTGGCAGGCCAGGCCGAAAAGAGCCCTCGCGAGTCGTTCGTCTATTGCAACGACGACCAGCAGGTCACGGGCCTCCGCTTCGACAATTGGAAGCTCGTCTTCCTGGAGCAGAGGGTGCGGGGCACGCTCCAGGTCTGGGCCGAGCCGTTCGTGAACCTGCGGGTTCCCAAGCTCTTCAACCTTCGGACCGACCCCTACGAGCGGGCTGACGTTACATCGAACACCTACTACGATTGGTTGTTCGACCACATCTACTTGTTCGTCCCGGCCCAAGACTACGTGGGCAAGTTCCTCATGACCTTCAAGGACTTCCCGCAACGCCAGAAGGCCGCGAGTTTCAATCTCGATGAGGTCCTCGAAAAGTTGAAAGAGGCTTCATCTCAGTAA
- a CDS encoding TIGR03067 domain-containing protein, whose translation MIALLFPLLASAACLAADDTAAVRRDKELFVGDWRIASLTEGGERLGAELVGRKLAKEGVLRISERMLTFENPETLETRNLAYRLDPSKSPRQIDIISRNDRILPGIYQFDGDRLILCVQSQETGDRPDKFEAPQGSNRILVSLALAPASNVAPVPTSLPVLAPPDEEEYHKPARDRASQFSPEVRRAHELLAGNWDIVSMVDDGDTMGSNLIRAKFAERNRIVIGTRTARLTSPVTGERRISAIQIDPTKSPSQVNVTDQFDQVLKGIYKFNGDHLNLCLAKSEDDDRPTGFEAPGGSNRMLFDLKMAPATPRPEPRKDPLPEITTEVVKARPMVKSVDSQVNERLIGSWKITDRKGTLTFVIRPDGSFTATRAWRQAMKRLFQGGDTTSSGRWSYTRGILTAEILRTTDFSLAGHVLYNTIHSIGDSSMVMRSDMGELVTATKLR comes from the coding sequence ATGATTGCCCTGCTCTTCCCCCTGCTGGCTTCCGCGGCCTGCCTCGCCGCCGACGACACGGCGGCCGTCCGCCGCGACAAGGAACTCTTCGTCGGCGACTGGCGCATCGCCTCGCTGACCGAGGGGGGCGAACGCCTGGGGGCCGAGTTGGTGGGGCGGAAGCTCGCCAAGGAAGGTGTCCTGCGCATCTCGGAGCGGATGCTGACGTTCGAGAACCCTGAGACGCTGGAGACCAGGAACCTCGCCTACCGGCTCGACCCGTCGAAGAGCCCCCGTCAAATCGACATCATTTCCCGCAATGATCGCATCCTGCCGGGCATCTATCAGTTCGACGGCGATCGACTGATCCTCTGCGTGCAGTCCCAGGAGACCGGAGATCGGCCGGACAAATTCGAGGCGCCTCAGGGGTCGAACCGGATCCTGGTGAGCCTGGCGCTGGCGCCGGCCTCCAATGTCGCCCCGGTTCCCACGTCCCTCCCGGTCCTCGCCCCGCCCGACGAGGAGGAGTATCACAAGCCCGCCCGCGACCGCGCCTCGCAGTTCAGCCCGGAAGTCCGCCGCGCTCACGAGCTGCTGGCGGGCAACTGGGACATCGTCTCGATGGTGGACGACGGCGACACCATGGGCAGCAACCTGATCCGGGCGAAGTTCGCCGAGCGGAACCGGATCGTCATCGGCACCCGCACGGCCCGGCTCACTTCTCCGGTCACGGGCGAGCGAAGGATCTCGGCGATCCAGATCGATCCCACCAAATCTCCCAGCCAGGTCAACGTCACCGACCAGTTCGACCAGGTCCTCAAGGGGATCTACAAGTTCAACGGCGACCACCTCAATCTCTGCCTGGCCAAGTCCGAGGACGACGACCGGCCGACCGGATTCGAAGCCCCGGGCGGCTCGAATCGGATGCTGTTCGACCTCAAGATGGCCCCCGCCACCCCCAGGCCGGAACCCCGGAAGGACCCGCTCCCCGAGATCACGACCGAGGTGGTGAAGGCCCGCCCGATGGTCAAGTCGGTCGACAGCCAGGTCAACGAGCGTCTGATCGGCTCCTGGAAGATCACCGACCGCAAGGGCACCCTCACGTTCGTGATCCGGCCCGACGGCTCGTTCACCGCGACGCGTGCCTGGAGGCAAGCCATGAAGCGGCTCTTCCAGGGGGGCGACACCACGTCGTCGGGTCGCTGGTCTTACACCCGAGGGATCCTCACCGCCGAGATCCTCCGGACGACCGACTTCAGCCTCGCCGGCCACGTCCTGTACAACACCATCCACTCCATCGGCGATAGCTCCATGGTGATGCGCTCCGATATGGGCGAGCTGGTCACCGCCACGAAACTCCGCTAA
- a CDS encoding alpha/beta hydrolase produces MDLGLARLRANGRFRRLLIVGILGLTCWMLASFGVAYRLTRRPRPPFAEPPPIVGWGLLEPHRLKTVDGQEVGAWYAAGTDDEAPSVLVLHGNGGSRRNCLGRAEVPASAGCSVLLISLRSHGDSTGQSNTFGLGARHDVTAAVDFLERRRPGKPVVVVGVSLGAAAAIFAAEELGGRVRGYLLESPFQDLVTAVRNRTRAYLPPVLDLIAYLGLRATAPLVLPEFADISPIRAIGRSPAGVPILILAAGADRLALPAEAIALHDRVRRHSRLVIIQGAGHHQILEVAPQRYRTAVLDFCARVGRGETPDQILGIRPNLY; encoded by the coding sequence ATGGACCTCGGCCTCGCCAGACTCAGAGCGAACGGGCGATTTCGACGTCTGCTGATCGTGGGCATCCTGGGCCTGACCTGCTGGATGCTTGCCTCCTTCGGCGTCGCGTACCGCCTCACGCGCAGGCCCAGGCCGCCGTTCGCCGAACCTCCGCCGATCGTCGGCTGGGGCCTGCTGGAGCCGCATCGGCTCAAGACCGTCGACGGCCAGGAGGTCGGGGCCTGGTACGCCGCCGGCACCGACGATGAGGCCCCCTCGGTCCTGGTCCTGCACGGCAATGGCGGGAGCCGGCGGAATTGCCTGGGCCGGGCCGAGGTGCCGGCGTCCGCGGGCTGCTCCGTGCTGCTCATCTCACTCCGTTCGCACGGCGACTCGACGGGCCAGTCCAACACCTTCGGCCTGGGCGCGAGGCATGATGTCACGGCAGCGGTCGACTTCCTCGAGCGGAGGCGGCCGGGCAAGCCCGTGGTCGTGGTTGGCGTCTCTCTGGGGGCGGCCGCGGCGATCTTCGCGGCCGAGGAACTCGGTGGCCGCGTGCGGGGTTATCTCCTCGAGAGCCCCTTCCAGGACCTGGTGACGGCCGTCAGGAATCGAACCAGGGCCTATCTCCCGCCGGTCCTCGACCTGATCGCGTATCTCGGCCTGCGGGCGACCGCCCCGCTGGTCCTCCCCGAATTCGCCGACATCTCCCCTATCCGCGCCATCGGCCGATCGCCGGCCGGCGTGCCGATTCTGATCCTGGCCGCCGGCGCCGACCGCCTGGCGCTGCCCGCCGAGGCCATCGCCCTGCATGACCGCGTCCGGAGGCACTCGCGACTGGTGATCATCCAGGGCGCCGGCCACCATCAAATCCTCGAGGTCGCCCCCCAACGATATCGCACGGCCGTGCTCGACTTCTGCGCACGCGTCGGCCGGGGAGAGACGCCCGACCAGATTCTCGGAATCAGGCCAAATTTATATTGA
- a CDS encoding MBL fold metallo-hydrolase codes for MSQDPTRRTFMKETTRSAAAMAALASGARAAAPNSGTPYLCVTCGTQFAETEQPPDHCAICDDERQYVPPEGQMWTTLDKLRTTHKNVINAEEDGLHSINTEPKAGIGQRAFLIRTPEGNVLWDCVGLIDDATVSRIKELGGIAEIAISHPHYYTTMVEWSRAFDDAPVHIHRAETPWVMRPDPCIKFWDGESKPLRGGLNLVRTGGHFTGYQVLHWPAGAGGKGALMAGDQPQICMDPKQVSFMYSYPNYIPLNAPAIRHVVDCLEPLAYDRIYGAFVVRGKGVVPTQGKQVVRRSADRYLKAIQS; via the coding sequence ATGAGCCAGGACCCGACGCGCAGGACCTTCATGAAAGAAACGACTCGTTCCGCCGCCGCGATGGCGGCGCTCGCCTCTGGCGCACGGGCGGCGGCCCCGAACTCGGGCACGCCTTACCTCTGCGTCACCTGCGGCACTCAGTTCGCAGAGACCGAGCAGCCCCCCGACCATTGCGCCATCTGCGACGACGAGCGCCAGTACGTCCCGCCCGAGGGGCAGATGTGGACCACGCTCGACAAGCTCAGGACCACCCACAAGAACGTCATCAATGCCGAGGAAGACGGCCTCCATTCGATCAACACCGAGCCCAAGGCCGGCATCGGCCAGCGCGCCTTCCTGATCAGGACGCCCGAGGGCAACGTCCTCTGGGACTGCGTCGGCCTCATCGATGACGCCACCGTCTCGCGCATCAAGGAACTCGGGGGTATCGCCGAGATCGCCATCTCGCACCCGCACTACTACACCACCATGGTCGAGTGGAGCCGGGCCTTCGACGACGCACCCGTCCACATCCACCGGGCCGAGACCCCCTGGGTCATGCGCCCCGACCCCTGCATCAAGTTCTGGGACGGCGAGTCCAAACCCCTGCGTGGCGGCCTGAACCTCGTGCGAACCGGCGGCCACTTCACGGGCTATCAGGTCCTGCACTGGCCCGCGGGCGCCGGCGGCAAGGGGGCGCTCATGGCCGGCGATCAGCCGCAGATCTGCATGGATCCGAAGCAGGTCAGCTTCATGTACAGCTATCCCAACTACATCCCCCTGAACGCGCCCGCCATCCGCCACGTCGTCGACTGCCTGGAACCCCTGGCCTACGACCGGATCTACGGCGCCTTCGTCGTCCGGGGCAAGGGAGTCGTCCCCACCCAGGGCAAGCAAGTCGTCCGCCGCTCCGCCGACCGCTACCTCAAGGCCATCCAGTCCTGA